The Setaria viridis chromosome 6, Setaria_viridis_v4.0, whole genome shotgun sequence genome includes the window AACGCAGTACCCAGAGGACGGCGATCATGTCGGCGTCGGAGAGCTTGTCGCTGCCCTGGAGGGAGAGCAGGACGTCGGTGAAGTCCatgacggcggcgacgccgccgccgagggcgtGCCGGGCACGGTGCTCGTCGATGATGCGGCCCACGAAGCGGTTGACCCGGGGGACGAGGGCCGAGCACCTGGCCCGGATCCTCTGCAGGTCGAAGCGGGCGAGCCAGGGGAGGTGGTCGGACCAGTTGAGCTGGCCGAGGAGGTCGTAGCCTTCGTCCACCAGGCTCTtcagctccgccgcctcctcgctgGCCGCCTGCAGCTCGTACCTCCGCCCGAACACCGACCACATCACGTTGTGCAGCGACGCGCGCTTCAGGAACCGCCGCGCCGTCACggtcccgccggcggcggcggggcgctccTCCGCCATGGCGTCGACCATCTGGCGCGCGATCACGGCGCGCtgcgccgcggaggcggcgatCTGGCGCGGCGAGAAGAGGTGCGCGGAGGCGACGCGGCGGAGCGCGCGCCAGTAGGCGCCGTGCGGGGCGAAGCCGATGGCGCGGTGGAAGAGGAGCCCGTACGCGGACTCCTTGACGGGGCGGTCGGCGAAGGCGGCGCTGGCGAGGAGCTCCCGCGCGACGTCCGGGTCGGCGGTGACCACGACGCGGGTCTCGCCGAGCGAGAACGCCATGAGCCGGCGCCTGGCcttcccgccggcggccgccgcagccgcgagCTTCCGGTGCGCCAGGCCCGTCATGAGCCCCATGCTGCCGAGCACCGGCAGCCCCCGGGGCCCCGGGATGGCGGCGCCAATGCCCAGGCCGCCCCTCCTGG containing:
- the LOC117862054 gene encoding cytochrome P450 78A9 gives rise to the protein MAPSEDCGWLLYLSLAAKCGDPHRLLGLAAVFAAAFVVTALLHWVAPGGSAWGWYWWARRGGLGIGAAIPGPRGLPVLGSMGLMTGLAHRKLAAAAAAGGKARRRLMAFSLGETRVVVTADPDVARELLASAAFADRPVKESAYGLLFHRAIGFAPHGAYWRALRRVASAHLFSPRQIAASAAQRAVIARQMVDAMAEERPAAAGGTVTARRFLKRASLHNVMWSVFGRRYELQAASEEAAELKSLVDEGYDLLGQLNWSDHLPWLARFDLQRIRARCSALVPRVNRFVGRIIDEHRARHALGGGVAAVMDFTDVLLSLQGSDKLSDADMIAVLWEMIFRGTDTVAVLMEWVLARLVLHQDVQRRVHEELDRVVGPGKAVTEADTASLVYLQAVIKEVLRLHPPGPLLSWARLATSDVHVGGYLVPAGTTAMVNMWAITHDPAVWSDPTEFKPERFLAGSSDHADEFPIMGSDLRLAPFGSGRRSCPGKSLAMATVVSWLATLLHELEWLPPSDGGVDLSEVLRLSCEMAAPLEARLVPRHAA